Proteins encoded in a region of the Oscillospiraceae bacterium MB24-C1 genome:
- a CDS encoding cupin domain-containing protein has product MIYRHSERQATVVPAQKAGTPDFNKLEITPAKDLLGAGKLLSQITLPPGALIAEHAHNDEYEVYLIMAGEGEYHDNGTVVKVFPGDVALCRSGEKHCLINTSNSDLTFMAFIGFPNPEKQ; this is encoded by the coding sequence ATGATATATCGTCATTCTGAACGCCAGGCCACTGTTGTTCCTGCGCAGAAAGCAGGCACGCCAGATTTTAACAAGCTTGAGATTACGCCGGCAAAAGACCTGCTCGGCGCTGGGAAATTACTTTCTCAGATTACGCTGCCACCTGGGGCACTGATTGCCGAACACGCCCACAACGACGAATATGAGGTTTATCTTATTATGGCCGGTGAAGGTGAATATCACGACAACGGCACCGTCGTCAAGGTTTTTCCAGGGGATGTTGCCCTCTGCCGCAGCGGTGAAAAGCACTGCCTGATCAATACCAGCAACAGCGATTTGACCTTTATGGCGTTTATCGGTTTTCCAAACCCCGAAAAGCAGTAA
- a CDS encoding bifunctional glycosyltransferase family 2/GtrA family protein, giving the protein MSAFDKIAVVIPSLNPDDKLLGVVDGLISRGFCDLIVVNDGSASNKTSYFNTIATFPECTVLTHETNRGKGRALKTAFAYILEHRPDCIGAVTVDGDNQHHPDDVVALAKALIKNDSALILGVRDFSQPDVPVRSRLGNRITALVFKLLCKQKFSDTQTGLRAIPRKMLPNLLTLAGERFDFETNMLLFLNKTRTPVQEIKIQTIYLEENASSHFHAIFDSLSILRLIFTFAFSSGISAALDLGCYWLTITLLKALPLRERVLIATIVSRAISSAVNFSFNRKAVFSSNSALSRALPRYYLLCFFQFICSWVGVWGLTLIIGGSSVLAKIIIDTLLFFASFNIQRHWVFSEQSE; this is encoded by the coding sequence ATGTCGGCTTTTGATAAGATTGCTGTTGTAATCCCCTCTCTAAACCCCGATGATAAACTACTTGGCGTAGTTGACGGGCTGATTTCGCGCGGGTTTTGTGACCTTATTGTGGTCAACGACGGCAGCGCCTCCAACAAAACTTCTTATTTTAATACGATTGCCACTTTTCCCGAATGCACCGTGCTGACCCACGAAACGAACCGCGGTAAGGGCCGGGCACTTAAAACTGCCTTCGCTTACATTCTGGAGCACCGCCCGGACTGTATAGGCGCAGTGACAGTAGACGGCGACAACCAGCACCACCCCGATGATGTCGTGGCGCTGGCCAAGGCGCTGATTAAAAATGACTCCGCTTTGATTTTGGGCGTGCGCGATTTCTCGCAGCCGGATGTGCCTGTGCGCAGCCGTTTAGGCAACCGCATCACCGCGCTGGTATTCAAGTTGCTTTGTAAACAGAAATTTTCGGATACACAAACCGGGCTACGGGCTATTCCGCGTAAAATGCTGCCCAACCTATTAACCCTGGCGGGCGAACGGTTCGACTTTGAAACCAACATGCTGCTTTTTTTAAATAAAACCCGCACACCGGTACAAGAAATCAAAATACAAACCATATATCTTGAGGAAAATGCCAGTTCGCATTTTCATGCTATTTTTGACTCTTTGAGCATTCTGCGACTCATATTCACTTTTGCGTTTTCATCGGGAATTAGCGCTGCACTGGATCTGGGCTGCTATTGGCTGACCATCACACTGCTGAAAGCGCTACCCCTACGAGAGCGGGTGCTAATCGCTACGATCGTTTCCCGTGCGATATCCTCTGCCGTCAACTTTTCGTTTAACCGAAAGGCGGTGTTTAGCAGCAACAGCGCACTCTCTCGCGCCCTTCCACGTTATTACCTGCTATGCTTCTTCCAGTTTATCTGCTCATGGGTGGGTGTCTGGGGCTTAACGCTCATCATCGGTGGCAGTTCCGTGTTGGCCAAAATCATCATAGACACGTTACTATTTTTCGCCAGCTTTAACATTCAACGCCACTGGGTGTTCTCAGAGCAAAGTGAATAA
- a CDS encoding phosphodiester glycosidase family protein yields MAKGVFIKGLICLGIMLFWGLFFLFGASAVVFRGPSPAARDLAVSTLMETSAAKFVVRLFLSEEEIDIILAKNAVVISDAVTDSDLVHIPDQKDRFNLDAITIEDVSGPTFKGKMMVVNDPARLYVATPAAFGLESGGLRVEEMVKRDGAAAGVNAGGFADENGVGNGGTPLGIVIQNGVLTFGDPAAHSIVIGFDRENKLVVGSMTGDQALARGVRDAVSFITPALIVNGKAANILGTGGGLNPRTAIGQRADGAVLLLVIDGRQAHSIGANYKDLIDVMLQYGAVNAANLDGGSSTLMVYNDEILNVCASLYGSRKLPTAILVKQVAS; encoded by the coding sequence ATGGCAAAAGGCGTATTTATAAAAGGCTTAATATGCCTTGGCATTATGCTATTCTGGGGGTTGTTTTTTCTTTTCGGCGCTTCTGCTGTCGTCTTTCGCGGTCCTTCACCCGCGGCACGCGATCTTGCGGTATCAACCCTGATGGAAACAAGCGCCGCCAAGTTTGTGGTTCGTCTTTTTCTTTCGGAAGAGGAAATCGACATAATACTGGCCAAAAATGCTGTGGTAATATCGGATGCGGTAACCGACTCCGATTTGGTGCATATCCCAGATCAAAAGGATCGCTTTAATTTGGATGCTATTACCATTGAGGATGTCTCAGGCCCGACATTTAAGGGGAAAATGATGGTTGTCAACGACCCCGCTCGGCTTTATGTTGCCACACCCGCAGCTTTTGGGTTGGAGAGCGGCGGCCTGCGGGTAGAAGAAATGGTCAAGCGCGATGGTGCTGCCGCCGGCGTCAATGCAGGTGGCTTTGCAGATGAAAACGGTGTAGGCAACGGCGGTACCCCGTTGGGCATTGTCATTCAAAATGGTGTGCTCACCTTCGGCGACCCCGCAGCCCACTCCATCGTTATTGGTTTTGACCGCGAAAACAAACTGGTAGTCGGATCCATGACTGGGGATCAGGCGCTGGCTCGCGGCGTACGCGACGCCGTCAGCTTCATCACCCCGGCGCTGATTGTCAACGGAAAAGCCGCCAATATTCTTGGAACCGGCGGCGGTCTGAATCCGCGCACCGCCATCGGTCAGAGAGCCGACGGTGCAGTGCTATTGCTGGTTATAGACGGCAGGCAGGCGCACAGTATCGGCGCTAATTACAAAGATTTAATCGACGTCATGCTGCAGTATGGCGCCGTCAACGCCGCCAATCTCGACGGTGGTTCTTCCACTTTAATGGTCTATAATGATGAAATTCTCAATGTCTGTGCTTCACTTTACGGATCTCGCAAGCTACCAACTGCCATTTTAGTAAAGCAGGTGGCATCATGA
- a CDS encoding class B sortase, producing MAKNRMAKKSPMSSIVIVALALLIFIVAVSIGVSLLKKSDVTEKPSSSTSESISEPSSSSDVSESEPESSSSSESEPASSSEASSSSPASSSNVATSSSKASSSTAAVSNTLPATFDPTIMGASGKANIPSYKQINADVKAWLKIPGTNINYPVLQSASGYNPHYYLDKNIYRQTSRDGVIYAGSTCKFGTGSAGLSKNTVLFGHNWTNYSAAPRIGNASDVMFGQLAAYHYLNFAKAYPYLWFSTESQEMTWVIFAAFYTDVSFNYIEPNPTDAGFSAIISGAKARSRHNFNIEVSTSDKILTMSTCTRAYGSSDKQRFVVMARLLRSGETLKEVGVTTNPNPVLPNL from the coding sequence ATGGCAAAGAACCGTATGGCAAAAAAGTCGCCTATGTCCTCCATCGTCATCGTCGCCCTTGCACTGCTGATATTCATTGTAGCTGTCAGCATCGGGGTATCGCTTTTGAAGAAAAGTGACGTCACTGAGAAACCCTCCTCCAGTACATCGGAATCGATCAGTGAACCTTCGTCCTCTTCTGATGTATCTGAGAGCGAACCCGAATCCTCCTCTTCTAGCGAGAGCGAGCCCGCTTCCTCTTCTGAAGCATCTTCCTCCTCTCCAGCATCCTCGAGCAACGTCGCAACCTCTTCTTCCAAGGCATCTTCCTCCACAGCAGCTGTTTCCAACACTCTGCCAGCAACGTTTGACCCTACTATCATGGGCGCCAGCGGCAAGGCCAATATTCCAAGCTACAAGCAAATTAACGCCGATGTTAAGGCCTGGCTCAAGATTCCGGGCACCAACATTAACTACCCTGTTTTGCAAAGCGCCAGCGGTTATAACCCTCATTACTATTTGGATAAAAATATTTATCGGCAGACCAGCCGAGATGGTGTGATTTACGCCGGTTCTACCTGTAAATTTGGAACCGGATCTGCCGGTCTCTCTAAAAACACCGTGCTGTTTGGTCATAACTGGACCAACTACTCGGCAGCACCGCGTATTGGCAATGCCAGCGATGTGATGTTTGGGCAGTTGGCTGCCTATCACTATCTCAACTTTGCCAAAGCCTACCCCTACCTCTGGTTCTCTACCGAGTCACAGGAGATGACCTGGGTGATTTTTGCAGCTTTCTATACCGACGTTTCGTTTAACTACATTGAGCCCAACCCCACTGACGCGGGCTTTTCCGCCATCATCAGCGGCGCCAAGGCACGTAGCCGACACAACTTTAATATTGAGGTTTCCACCAGCGATAAGATCTTAACCATGTCCACCTGCACCAGAGCATACGGCTCAAGCGACAAGCAGCGCTTTGTTGTCATGGCTCGTCTGTTGCGCAGCGGCGAGACCCTAAAGGAAGTCGGTGTTACCACCAATCCCAACCCCGTTCTTCCGAATCTTTAA